AGTCAAGTTAAAATCTGCACCAttgatattcttttcaaatttcaAGTGACTTTAACTTTATATCAACGAAAAAAAAATGGATGGTTGAGATTTCACATCAGAATAATGAATCTCTTTCTGCAGCAGAGGATCTTATCTTAGCGTCGTTGATGTATACGGAAAAGAAACTGCTGAGTCATCTTCCTTCATTCTTCGTCTTTTCCTTTCGTCTGCAAAACCAAAAGGGTCAAAGTGGGTGACGCAATTTTCTGGGATTCAATTCAACAAACTTTCCTCctatttttcaaattaaaattcaTCACACAAAAACACCACCAACGCTTTGATAACACTCGTATATTACTGTATCGAAATTGGGAATTCGGATAATGATTGTGAATATTGGGAATGACGGTGTTGGTGCTGAAGAACGAGAACGAGCATGGTTTAGTGGATTTCGAAGCTTGATTAGGAGAAAGCAAGTTGATTCTGTTCATTTCAGGAGTCATCCGCAATTGGCTAGAAAGTTATCTGCTGTTGATCTTGTTGGAATCGgtaattaatttttcattttcgATTTGATGAAAATTGTTGCTTTTTTAGTTTTTACTATACTGAAGGTTATTGGTGATTCTTGAAAATTAGGGGTTGGAGCTACAATAGGAGCTGGAGTTTATATTCTCATTGGAACAGTTGCTAGGGAGCAGGCAGGTCCGGCACTTGTGTTATCACTCTTAATTGCGGGAATAGCTGCTGCACTATCAGCTTTCTGTTATGCGGAACTTGCGTGTCGATGTCCGTCGGCAGGGAGTGCTTATCATTATACCTATATTTGCATTGGAGAAGGGGTTGCTTGGTTGGTAGGTTGGTCCCTGATTCTGGAATATACAATCGGTGCTTCAGCTGTTGCTCGTGGCATAACCCCAAATCTGGTTTGTTATACTTTTTACTTctgtttttcttaattttaatctCATATTCTCTTTTACCATCATGGTAATATGTAGTTTTGAATGTACTAAGAGAGTAATCAAACACACATATTATAGGTTATCAAGAGTCGTGAATTGTATGACACTGGTGATGTATATTTAGTCCCTCCGGTCTTATATTTAATATAAGCAAAAGTCAAAACGTATTTGGTATGTTTTGACATTTGAGTATATTCAAGACCGTGGAGAGGCCAATATACTTCATTTCAACAAGAACAACATACTTAACAATTTGGTTTtgcatttattttgtttttgcttCTTACAGGCCTTGTTTTTTGGTGGTCTAGACAACCTACCTTCTTTTCTGGCTCGTCATACCTTACCAGGTCTTGGAATAGTGGTTGATCCCTGTGCAGCTGTATTAATTATGCTTATTACCATCCTCTTGTGCCTTGGAATCAAGGAGGTATGGATTTTCAAGTAAAACACATACACGGTCACCATTTTTCTAATTACCTATTTTAGCATACCGACTTAATTTATCTCGATTGATGTTTCAGAGTTCAACGGTACAATCCGTTGTGACAACCATAAATGTGTCTGTCATGCTATTCATCATTACAGTTGGTGGATATCTAGGTTTCAAAACCGGATGGGCTGGTTATGATCTCCCGAGCGGGTAATGGTTGTTTGAGTCTTCATTTTCAGGTCTTCATCTATGTCATTACTCTTCTTGATATAGCTGAACTTTCTCTTATATCTCAGGTATTTTCCTTACGGAGTGAATGGGATGTTTGCTGGGTCTGCAATAGTTTTCTTTTCATACATTGGTTTTGATTCAGTTTCCAGTACAGCTGAGGAGGTAAATAGTCCCAAGAGGGACTGATCTTTTAAGTCAAATGTAATTCGTGTCGACAGAAACTAAATGCAAAGCTCATAATTCAAAAGCACACATGCATTCGTGAACAATGCATTTAATATCGTATTGTTAATTAAGGCTTTTATATTGTACCGTATTTGTGAAACAccattttcttcaaatttttgttatttaaggtttttattgtttttgtgcaGGTCAAAAATCCTCAACGAGATTTGCCAATCGGCATATCAACTGCATTAGCTATATGTTGCGTTCTGTATATGCTTGTATCAGCAGTTATTGTTGGCTTAGTACCGTATTATGCATTGAACCCTGACACCCCAATCTCCTCGGCATTTTCTACATATGGGATGGAATGGGCAGTGTAAGGTTTGCTAGGGCATACTGTTTTATTGTTTAACCAATCTAAATAAATGGTTGTCTCTTTACAATATTATGCTTCAATTTCCATTTATTTTACTGATGACAGGTATATAATAACAACTGGAGCTGTCACTGCTCTTTTTTCCAGTTTGTTAGGATCAGTTCTTCCTCAGGTacgaacataaacaagtaaaaaagatttaataatttatttctttaGAATATCTGTTAATTACTTAACTTGGTTATGGCTGTTAGGCTTTGGTTATGGATTTTTACAACCTAAattatttttccattttatttcaTTCTCGCTCTAATTTTTTACTAGGTTGTTTTTGTTGTCATCTTCCTACTTGTTCTGTACTTTTGAGTTAGAAGGAAAGCTTTAATTGGATGTTAGGAATTGAGATTGAAATCATATCAAATTTCATATTCACTTGGCAATATTCCCAAATGTTTTCGAAATAACTATCTAAGATACACATAGACATGTTAATGCACGTTGATACTGGGTACCGTTATGATTTCTTGCACATGGTAAATATATCTTTCCATTGACACATGTTTTGCAGCCACGGGTCTTTATGGCAATGGCTAGGGATGGTCTGCTTCCCTCTTTCTTCTCAGATATCCATAGGCGCACACAGATTCCTTTGAAAAGCACTATTGTCACTGGTCTTTTTGCTGCTGTTCTTGCATTCTTTATGGATGTTTCACAGTTAGCAGGAATGGTTAGTTTACTTTTTAGTTGTATTATAAATTGTGACAATAACTTGGTTGCCACATCTTTCTTAGATTATTATAAACTTAAACTGTTGTTATATTCATTGCTTTGGTAATACAGGTTAGTGTGGGAACATTGCTTGCATTTACCACAGTTGCAGTTTCAGTTTTGATAATCAGATATGTTCCACCTAATGAAGTTCCAATTCCATCTTCACTTTTAACATGTGTTGATCCATTATTGAACCAATCTAGCGGTGATATTGAAGAAGAAACGACCATGAGTCCCGTAGATCTTGCTAGTTATTTTGATAATAGTCACCTACATGACAAGCCAGACGTCTGGCTTGAACATCCTTTAATCATAAAAGAAGTGGCCAAAGGtaattgttgtttgaatcttgGTTATCAGATGTTTAAATTAGTCAGGCAAAAGCATATTATAGAAATTAATTCTCATATATTTCAATTGTATGTAATTACAATACAATAGCTAATATGTTTAAGTAGAGTAAATTCTAGACCTAACAGGCTTCTTATGTATCTCAGTGTTGTAATTACAATACAATAGCTAATATGTTCAAATAGAATAAATTCTAAACCTAATGAGTTTTACTTAAGAGACCAAATACTGTAATAACTACGAATATTACTATTTACAGTCTattatttaaaatactttaaCATTGAGAGTTCAGGGTGTCATTTTCATGTTTGAACCCATTCTTGTGATTTGGATACGACTTTATAATTCATCTATAAATTGGTCTTTACGCTCCTTTCACGTGATACACTGATGACTGATCTTCATTAATTATGGACTGGGCTACTTGATGATTCAGTTCCTTTGAAACTTTCAATCTATATTTCACACACACGtagttttgaaagttttgaaactATATTTTACACTAGCCTATTTTCAATCTTGTCAATCATTTTTTTGCTATTCTTTTTATCAACATTTGCTTCCATTTTTTTTCCAATGAAATGCTAGTTCACAAATTGAGTGTTGACTTCATTATACAGAGGAACGGAATGAGAATACTAGGAGAAAACTTGCCGCTTGGAGCATATCCTTTCTATGTATAGGGATTCTCATGGTAACTGGTGCAGCTTCAGCCGAAAGGTGTCCCAGGTATGTAAAATTTAACAATATTTACTAATCTTGAAGTATGAGATCACGCTGAACTCATTTTGGAAAGAACAGTGTCTCCTTTGAGTTAGTTCTTTATCCTTACTCCTGTTCCTTTCCGGTGATTATTTGTGTGTATGCAGGTTTTTGCGCATAGGGTTGTTTGGAGTGGGCGTAATTGTCCTTTTGTGCAGCATAGTTGTACTGGCTTGCATGAAGCAAGATGATACCAGACACAGCTTTGGACACTCAGGAGGTATGTGCACCACCAGACAAGTCTAAATAACCAATCTAGTCATATTTTGGTGGATTTCTAAAACTTCATTTTACACGTAACTTGGTTTGTATTTCAGGCTTTGCTTGTCCATTTGTTCCATTCCTACCCGCTGCCTGCATTCTTATAAACACCTACTTACTAATTGATCTTGGGTGAGAAATTTTTTGACATTAACTTTACTTCCTATTAAGTATCCATAACAACATGCATGAATTAGTTACTAACATCTAATTATTCTCGCGTTTGAATTTCAGGGCTGCTACATGGCTAAGAGTTTCCGTGTGGCTTTTAATCGGAGTACTTATATACTTGTTCTATGGACGAACTCACAGTTCATTGTTAAAAGCAATCTATGTTCCCTCGGCTCGTGCTGACGAGATCCATCGATCTCAAGCAAATCATTTAGCCTAGTATTCACACAGCTAGCACTACAGTTACCTCACAACAGGTCCCTATCCTTTGGTCAGGGAATTGTCACCTTGGTGTATCTTACACCATCAATTTGTAAATAGTCATGCTATGCAAACACAAAAAGTTACATCTCTCCCATGACATCTATAAAATCGTGTGAGATTTGTAACTAAGTTAGTCTTTACACGGAAGTCGAGTTAGagggaaaatatttaaaaaatcaaaatagctGTAAAAGAATAGAGTGTCAATGTTGTTTTCTGTGGTTACTTAGCATtattcatttgtaaatatttgttctaAAGCCAAAACTTAGTGTCAGCTATCATATCAATCATAAGTTCATATCCACCATTGTTCAACTGTTTATTTAAGCATGTGTGGTACATCATGGAAATGTCTTGAGAAATTAAGGTACCggcatttgtttattttttttgttaaaatatatttttgcgtAAGTATTTCCCTTTGTCTCAGGATCTGATTGTTTCCACTTTGAAAAGGGGTAGTCCTTTGTTTTAAGTGAAGCTAGGATATTCAGCTTCTCAAAATTGCATTAAAATTGGCTTTGGaattttatattattgttttaagttttttataaatgatttttatagtgttacataattttgtgtgaaaaaattttataaagaaattttttataaaaacttcaaatgaaaattttgtttgaatagttattcttaaaatgtgattttaggtgtttcatctatttatgaaaagaaaattggatgataaaattttaaa
The Vicia villosa cultivar HV-30 ecotype Madison, WI linkage group LG6, Vvil1.0, whole genome shotgun sequence genome window above contains:
- the LOC131609954 gene encoding cationic amino acid transporter 4, vacuolar-like: MIVNIGNDGVGAEERERAWFSGFRSLIRRKQVDSVHFRSHPQLARKLSAVDLVGIGVGATIGAGVYILIGTVAREQAGPALVLSLLIAGIAAALSAFCYAELACRCPSAGSAYHYTYICIGEGVAWLVGWSLILEYTIGASAVARGITPNLALFFGGLDNLPSFLARHTLPGLGIVVDPCAAVLIMLITILLCLGIKESSTVQSVVTTINVSVMLFIITVGGYLGFKTGWAGYDLPSGYFPYGVNGMFAGSAIVFFSYIGFDSVSSTAEEVKNPQRDLPIGISTALAICCVLYMLVSAVIVGLVPYYALNPDTPISSAFSTYGMEWAVYIITTGAVTALFSSLLGSVLPQPRVFMAMARDGLLPSFFSDIHRRTQIPLKSTIVTGLFAAVLAFFMDVSQLAGMVSVGTLLAFTTVAVSVLIIRYVPPNEVPIPSSLLTCVDPLLNQSSGDIEEETTMSPVDLASYFDNSHLHDKPDVWLEHPLIIKEVAKEERNENTRRKLAAWSISFLCIGILMVTGAASAERCPRFLRIGLFGVGVIVLLCSIVVLACMKQDDTRHSFGHSGGFACPFVPFLPAACILINTYLLIDLGAATWLRVSVWLLIGVLIYLFYGRTHSSLLKAIYVPSARADEIHRSQANHLA